CCCGACCCGTCCACCCAGGGCCGGCTTGCTGACCTGGTCCTCCGTGGCCTGGGCCTGCTGCCAGCCGCTGGGGGCTTGGACGAGAGCTCGGGGAGCACAGGCCCCGGGGCGGCGGGCCGTGGCAGCTCAGCACTGCTCCCCAGGCCGGCAGGCCAGTTCAGTCCGCTGTGTAATAACCCAGCCCTTTGATCTGGCAGAAATGAGTAATTAGCGAGGAGCCAGCAAGTTGGCACCTGGCAGGAGCCTGTGTCCGGGCGCGCGTTGGCGGGGGGGGTTGACGCTGCACGTGAGGTCGGGCACTGGGGGTTGCCAGGCTGCCTGCGTCCGGGCTGGGGCTGCCACAGGGACGGGGGGACGGCacggggctgggggctggctccCCTCGCGGGCCCGCACCCCAGCAGGGACCCTCCACGAGCCTGTCTCTCTCCGGGCCTCtgtctccccatctgtaaattggggcTGTTGACTCCCTGCTCACAGGCTGACGTGAGGCCGTGCAATGGTGTGTGTGACACAAGCAGCACAGGGCAGACACGCGGTCGCTGGGCGCTCAGCCAGGGCCATGGCCGGCCAGTAGGCAGCTCTGCGGCCCTCGGGAAAAGGCAAGCAGATTTGACAGATCAGAAACCGCGCTCTGTGCTGCTCCAAAGCTCTTCCCACGCCCACGTGTCTCTGTTCCCTGTCCTTCCACAGCCACCCGAAGCCCCTGGTGGTCCCCTTATTTCTGAGGGGCATGTCCACCTCCCCCACCCGCACCCCCTCCCCCGTGAGCCTCGGTGCCAGGGGCAGGTTCGAGAAGCGTCTTTAGCCTTCCCTTAACCCACTGCACCCCCAGGTGCCCAGGTCACTCTAGTGCAACATTTGAAGCACGTGCTTGCGACGCAGCCCCTCTCGAAGGCAGGTTCACCCCCCTTCGGGGACACGAGGGGCCCCCACTGCTGCTGGTGGCGTCACAACAGCAAAAGTGATGGTGCTAATAATAGCATCTGCcacacagaaaggagagagaggaggaaaggaaaagaagggggcCGGGGCCCCTGGGAGCTGGGAACACCGAGGCTGGTGTCGGGCAAACACCCTGCCCGCGGCCCCCCGGGGAGCCAGCAGCTGGCCGGGCCTGCTCTCCTAGACCTCGCTGGCAGCTCCCCTGCTCACCCCGGGTGCCCCGTGAAGAGCCCTCCCAGCATGGTTGGCGGCGGGCCTGGTGGGGGTGGCTGTGCCTCTCCCCTGAGCTGTGCCCGGGTACAAGCTGGGACCCCAGGAGCTCAGGGCTGAGGCAGACGGGGCCGGGAGGGGCTGCTGGGGTCCAGGAGCTGGTGGGAGGGGGGGTCCTTCCTGAAATCTCCTGCCGAGCCTCCAGGCCCCGGTGCAGCTCCATGAATCCCAGAGAATCCCAGACGCGCCACCCAGGGGGGCGGTTTGGCAGCGTCAGGCCTCATTACTTTAATAAGCTCCCATTAACCCTTCTCCTGCTGCGAGCAACTCTGATGGTGTTTGGGGATTGGCCGTTGGGGGTTTGGGAGCTGTCGTTCCTTCCTTCACTCATGCATTCAACAAACGTTTGTTGCGCCTGGCCCGGGGCCAAGGAGCTGGCAGGGTTCGCTCGAGGAGCTCCCCGTCTGAGCATCAGATTTGCAGAGTTTCAGACGTGGAACTCAGCGTAGGAGAGGCTGGGGCTGCGCACAGGACCCCCCCACGGCCTCGGGGAGCCTGGTCGGACCGTGGCGCCACCCCAGCTTGGCCCTACAGAGACATTCACATCAAGGCTCAGCGCACACGTACACACAAACGCACATGCATGTATGCACAGCCTGTGCACACTTATCTACATACAATGCAGTgtgcacacacacctgcacacgtGTACCCACTTTCACATGTGTGCACACGTACGTACTTGAACACACCCTTTCACACCTTCATGGACAGACATGCACGCCTGTGCATCCAAGGGGAGGGGGAAAGGCAGAGGCTCCCCCTCACCCCAGCTGTACCCCCAGCACCCAAGGCGTCACCCAGACTGCCTGGCCAAGCTCTGCCCACGCTGCCCCTTGGCCACCCTTTGAGTGGACCGGCCTGCAAAGGGCGCAGCTTGGGGCATCCAAACAGGGAGGCTCAGAGTGGCCGTGTCCCCTACCCCCCAGACCCTGGCCCTCGGGGCCTTCTGAACACAGGGCCCGCGGAGGGGACCGGCTGTCCCCGTCACATGCCGGCAGGTGCCTGCTACCTGGAGCTGAAGTTTCCCAAATGAGGATTTTTCTGCATGCAGCACACTTTGAGGTTCTTTATTCTGTTCCGTCCCCTTTTGTAAAATTGCTGCTGCAGCGCTCCACACCGATCTCAGGCAGGACGCGTCCCGGAGTTTGGGAGATGCCGACCAGATGACATTTCAGCTCTGCTCGCCTCTGAGACTGGGTGCCTGGGCAAACATCCCTGAGCTTTAAATCATCTTTGGAACAAGACAGGGAGTAAACAAACAGAGCCGGCGCTTTCCGCCCCCCAGCTCCGCTCGTGCTGTTACCAGTCACGCGGCCCTTTGTCTGCTTTGGGTTGTTGTcggttttttccttctttgtgtcATCAAAAGCAAACCCAGCCTCGGAGTGAAGCACCGGGAAGTGAAGGCGGGACAGAGGCCGGGCCGCCTCCCCAGGGCCCCCTGCTTCCAGGCCCCGCAGCCCCTCTCCCTTAGGGTCTTGGGCTAGGGCTGGCTCAGCCGTATCCCCCTACCTCCCACCCATTTTCTGCTCAGGGAAACTGTGTCTCTCTAGTCCTCCTGCTGTTAGAGCCTTCCCTCTGGGACCCCAGACTTGCCTTTGTGCCAATTGCCCAATCTCCTCTGTAAATCAGGGGGTACCTGCACCTCCCAACCTTCCGGCCTCTCTGGGGGCAATTTTGTGCAGAGGTCAATGGTGCAGACCGAGGACGGTGGCATCTGGGTGCAGCGCAGGCTCTGGTGGCCTGGGCAGCTGGTTCGGCCCTTGACCTCGGCCTCCCCATCCCTAAAATGGGTGTGTTATGGGGAACCCAGCTCATCGGGATGCACGGAGGGTCGGGTGCATTCATGCACATCAAGCGTTTGAACAGAGCTTGGCATGTAGCAGAGGCCAAATAAATAAGATGATATTGAATAACCATCTCATGGGTTTGCCATCAGTAGGAATAAAATCAGCAAGCTTGGACTGAGCGGCTCTCAGGGGCCCAAGGTGTCTTTCGTCGTTTTTCCCATGAGGTAGGCCCCATCGCTGTGACCCTTctacagaggaggaagctgaggcccagacagGGTCGGTGACTTCCTGTTGGCCACACAGCAACGTGTGTTGGAGTCAGAGCCTGGAGCACACGGGCTTCCACAGCTGCTAGCCGCCATCAGCCTCCTTATCATTCTCGTTCAAGTTGTCTGAGAATTAAACGAGATGCTGTGTGCAGAGTCGGGCCTGGCACGCAGCGGAGCAGCTTGTCTCGTTGGCATCGGTGGTGTGGCGGGTGGTTGGGTGGGGTCTCTGCTGGGCACCGGTGCCTCCCGGGTAGGGTGTGGCCCAGGTTGGCCCCAGTGCCTGCCGTGGGCATGGCCTGTGCCGTGTGAGGTCAGCAAGCTGCCCCGTCCCGCTGGCTCCTCCCTGGACCGCCCCTGCCCACGGAGGGAGCTCCCAGACGTGCCAGGTGCCACGGAGTAATTCTCGGGCTGTTTTACGTGATTGCAAATTGATCCGCCCCCCACCACCCCGGCGATTTGTTCTGCAGTCTCCCTGCCTGCTGACGCCAAGCTGGCCGGCCTGTAATTTCCAGCGTGGGAGGTCTTTCTCCTTTCGTGCAAGGGACGTACTTGTATTTGTCCGGGCCCCGTCGACTGCGGGATCCAGCCGTGATTTCTCTGAGGAAGTGGCCGGCACAGCCGGCCAGGCCCTGGCAGGACGTGCCGACTCGCTGGGCCCTTTCTAGAGGCGTCTCCTTTTATTTCCCACTTTTACTTTTCCCCTTTACCCCTCAACTTGGATTTGCTCAATGATTCCCCTCAGGCCTTTTCATAAAAAACAGCAGTGGAAAGCTGCTAAAAAGCCTTGCTTTCCTGTGTTTCTTCCATTAGTAGATTTCTTTCCCTGGAtatgggtgagtgtgtgtgtgcatgtttgtgcagGTGTGTatagagataaagagagagaatgatagatttttttctgatcgtccctttttaaaaaaatttcctaaaaatTAGTCTTAAAATCCTTTGCAGTTCAGATCCTTAGAATCTTGAGTTGTGCCTCCACACAATGAGATTGTGCCTTTATTTTCTCATGGCCTGTGGACCCCCAGACTGAAATGGCAGCTCCGAGATGGCCAGGACGTTCCCCGTCGGGCTCACTGCTGAACCCCCAGCTCCTGGAGCAGTCCCTGAAATTCAGTTTCAAACTAATGACCAGGTGTGTGGACGAACCCCCCTCTGCCCAGCTTTGCACTCAGATGGGGAGCGGGGGCTGCAGGGGGTTCTGTGACTTCTCCAACTCAACAAGTAA
This is a stretch of genomic DNA from Choloepus didactylus isolate mChoDid1 chromosome 22, mChoDid1.pri, whole genome shotgun sequence. It encodes these proteins:
- the LOC119519012 gene encoding uncharacterized protein LOC119519012 isoform X4, producing MQKNPHLGNFSSRAAELPTGRPWPWLSAQRPRVCPVLLVSHTPLHGLTSACEQGVNSPNLQMGRQRPGERQARGGSLLGCGPARGASPQPRAVPPSLWQPQPGRRQPGNPQCPTSRAASTPPANARPDTGSCQVPTCWLLANYSFLPDQRAGLLHSGLNWPAGLGSSAELPRPAAPGPVLPELSSKPPAAGSRPRPRRTR
- the LOC119519012 gene encoding uncharacterized protein LOC119519012 isoform X1 is translated as MQKNPHLGNFSSRAAELPTGRPWPWLSAQRPRVCPVLLVSHTPLHGLTSACEQGVNSPNLQMGRQRPGERQARGGSLLGCGPARGASPQPRAVPPSLWQPQPGRRQPGNPQCPTSRAASTPPANARPDTGSCQVPTCWLLANYSFLPDQRAGLLHSGLNWPAGLGSSAELPRPAAPGPVLPELSSKPPAAGSRPRPRRTSGYHSRSSSSDPLATLQGVDNCDSISQMTTPRPERESNLTRVAQLSATVPRGHVQTVGPGEPRRGLECRSAGVSSLQGKKRLWRPRKRLGQLLQAGTGASYPTSCSVSSPSPEQPPVSRGH